One stretch of Pseudomonas azotoformans DNA includes these proteins:
- a CDS encoding DEAD/DEAH box helicase, translated as MTSKEHFNKGDLSTSPSPVSPAPDLIDHIDDWLEYLVKLVEITADPITRAKYERQIKYILRFRSGANCNVAHNNILAKYYTEAAGSGDDASGSKSAEKTHATARKTKVGAELAELGLHHSMAIHATAPVQECYLADIYAYSQIQKALAGEDIFFLQGPPGTGKTTAIVEIILQTLRSKPDARILISSETHVAVDNALDRLTTHLSVADMSMVMRYPRFVVSTLENPASIEVQALDRADAVWRDAWEKAPELTERLWQKLDRGRTNSDGSIELPRWLVRNLADRHQIIGVTCNQVDHLIDKDSDMFDLAIVDECSKATLPEWLMALTVARKCVLVGDHKQLPPTFCKEESAALSALDKAQEKLIRGGVIERIFENFPEHMKGTLLKQYRMLPEIGKFISKHFYNNGLDHSRTEGNGLFEQFAWLTYDSKGYFVPPERGEEEKTLINQREIQIIVDRLTTMCEQISEAKSAVIAEASARGDTVGSGDVMMDASTTVLQSEESRPYFSDGKRLSVAVITPYRAQCRQLKLALGKLDFREHLTIEVDTVDAFQGRQADVVFFSFVRTVGPATFYADDRRMNVAISRARDCVYLVGSIEYIRSKRLPALTALVGRPVISMVG; from the coding sequence ATGACATCCAAAGAGCACTTCAACAAGGGTGACCTGAGCACATCCCCCTCCCCTGTCTCACCGGCACCCGACCTCATCGATCACATCGACGACTGGCTGGAGTACCTGGTCAAGCTCGTCGAGATCACAGCCGATCCGATCACCCGCGCAAAGTATGAACGGCAGATCAAGTACATCCTGCGATTCCGCAGTGGTGCTAACTGCAACGTCGCTCACAACAACATCTTGGCCAAGTATTACACCGAGGCGGCAGGATCCGGAGACGATGCATCGGGCAGCAAATCGGCTGAGAAAACCCACGCTACCGCTCGCAAAACGAAGGTAGGTGCTGAGCTTGCCGAACTGGGCCTGCACCATTCGATGGCTATTCACGCCACGGCACCGGTGCAGGAGTGCTACCTGGCTGACATCTATGCCTACTCCCAAATCCAGAAAGCCCTGGCTGGCGAAGACATCTTCTTCCTTCAAGGGCCTCCAGGTACCGGTAAAACCACCGCAATCGTGGAGATCATCCTCCAGACCCTGCGCAGCAAACCCGACGCGCGAATCCTCATCAGCTCCGAAACACACGTCGCGGTCGACAACGCTCTTGATCGCCTGACCACTCACCTTTCAGTTGCCGATATGTCCATGGTGATGCGCTACCCACGCTTCGTGGTCTCCACCCTGGAAAACCCAGCCTCCATCGAAGTCCAAGCGCTTGATCGGGCTGATGCCGTATGGAGAGATGCGTGGGAGAAAGCGCCGGAGCTCACAGAGCGTTTGTGGCAAAAGCTGGATCGCGGACGCACGAACAGCGATGGGAGTATCGAACTTCCTCGGTGGTTGGTGCGCAACCTCGCCGACCGGCATCAGATCATCGGCGTGACCTGCAACCAGGTGGATCACTTAATCGACAAGGACAGTGACATGTTCGACCTGGCCATTGTCGATGAGTGCTCCAAAGCCACCCTGCCCGAGTGGCTCATGGCACTCACAGTGGCCCGCAAGTGCGTGCTGGTGGGCGACCATAAGCAGTTGCCACCGACCTTCTGCAAGGAAGAGTCTGCCGCCCTCTCGGCACTCGACAAGGCCCAGGAGAAGCTCATCAGAGGCGGCGTCATCGAGCGCATCTTCGAGAACTTCCCCGAGCACATGAAAGGCACGCTGCTCAAGCAGTACCGGATGCTGCCAGAGATCGGCAAATTCATCTCCAAGCACTTCTACAACAACGGCCTCGATCACAGCCGCACGGAGGGTAATGGCCTGTTCGAGCAATTCGCCTGGCTGACCTACGACTCCAAGGGGTACTTCGTCCCCCCTGAACGCGGAGAAGAGGAAAAGACATTGATCAACCAGCGCGAGATTCAGATCATCGTTGATCGCCTGACGACGATGTGTGAGCAAATCAGCGAAGCAAAGTCTGCTGTGATTGCTGAAGCCTCAGCCCGCGGCGATACCGTGGGCTCCGGTGATGTGATGATGGATGCCAGCACCACCGTTCTTCAAAGCGAAGAGTCCAGGCCCTACTTCAGCGACGGCAAGCGATTGAGCGTAGCAGTGATCACGCCTTACCGCGCACAGTGCAGGCAGCTCAAGCTCGCCCTGGGCAAACTCGATTTCCGCGAGCATCTGACAATCGAGGTAGATACCGTCGATGCGTTCCAAGGGCGTCAGGCTGACGTCGTCTTCTTCTCGTTCGTGCGTACCGTCGGGCCCGCCACGTTCTATGCAGACGACCGACGCATGAATGTCGCCATCTCCCGGGCCAGAGACTGTGTCTACCTGGTGGGAAGCATCGAATACATCCGAAGCAAGAGGCTGCCGGCACTGACAGCGCTTGTGGGAAGACCGGTGATTTCTATGGTTGGATGA
- the rplT gene encoding 50S ribosomal protein L20 encodes MARVKRGVIARKRHKKILKLAKGYYGARSRVFRVAKQAVIKAGQYAYRDRRQKKRQFRALWIARINAGARVNGLSYSRFIAGLKKASIEIDRKVLADLAVNEKAAFAAIVEKAKATLA; translated from the coding sequence ATGGCTCGTGTAAAGCGTGGCGTCATTGCCCGTAAGCGTCACAAAAAAATTCTGAAACTTGCTAAAGGCTACTACGGCGCGCGTTCACGCGTATTCCGTGTTGCCAAGCAAGCGGTAATCAAGGCAGGCCAATACGCCTACCGTGACCGTCGTCAGAAAAAACGTCAGTTCCGCGCTCTGTGGATCGCTCGTATCAATGCTGGTGCACGTGTTAACGGTCTGTCCTACAGCCGTTTCATCGCCGGCCTGAAAAAAGCGTCCATCGAGATCGACCGTAAGGTTCTGGCTGATCTGGCAGTGAACGAAAAAGCGGCGTTTGCTGCGATTGTCGAGAAAGCTAAAGCCACCTTGGCTTAA
- the pheT gene encoding phenylalanine--tRNA ligase subunit beta yields MKFSEQWLRGWVSPQVDRDELVARLSMAGLEVDSVTPAAGVFSGVVVGEVLSTEQHPDADKLRVCQVSNGADTFQVVCGAPNVRPGLKIPFAMIGAELPGDFKIKKAKLRGVESNGMLCSQAELQVGEGNDGLMELPADAPVGQDIRVYLELEDASIEVDLTPNRGDCLSLAGLAREVGALYNAPVTRPVVAAVPAVHDEVRPIDVLAPNACPRYLGRVIRNVDLSKPTPLWMVERLRRADVRSIDAAVDITNYVMLELGQPLHAFDLAEINGGIRVRMAEEGEKLVLLDGQEVSLRADTLVIADHSRALAIAGVMGGEHSGVSATTRDVFLESAFFDQIAIAGKARSYGLHTDASHRYERGVDWNLAREAMERATGLLLEITGGEAGPITETVNEQFLPSVAPITLRAKSVEQMLGLVIAPAEIEQLLSALGLGISAGGEGQWTVEVPSHRFDISLEVDLIEELARLYGYNRLPVRYPQARLAPQPKAEARAHLPELRRLLVARGYQEAVTYSFIDPKQFELFNPGVEPLLLANPISNDMAAMRSSLWPGLVKALSHNLNRQQDRVRMFESGLRFVGQLDGLKQEPMLAGVVCGSRLPEGWAQGRDAVDFFDVKADVEAVLGFAGALDAFTFVPGSHPALHPGQTARIEREGRLVGFIGAIHPELSKTLGLDRPVFVFELVLAEVASGKMPKFSELSRFPEVRRDLALIADREVAATAVLDVIRENAGEWLTDLRLFDVYQGKGIDPHRKSLAVGLTWQHPSRTLNDDEVNTTTQNILTSLEQRLNATLRK; encoded by the coding sequence ATGAAATTCAGTGAACAATGGCTGCGTGGCTGGGTAAGCCCGCAGGTAGATCGCGACGAGCTGGTTGCTCGTCTGTCGATGGCCGGTCTTGAGGTCGATAGCGTTACCCCGGCCGCCGGTGTTTTCAGTGGTGTGGTAGTGGGTGAGGTGCTGAGCACCGAGCAACACCCCGATGCCGACAAGTTGCGTGTATGCCAGGTCAGCAATGGCGCGGATACCTTCCAGGTCGTGTGCGGAGCGCCCAACGTGCGCCCGGGCCTGAAAATCCCGTTCGCCATGATCGGTGCCGAGCTGCCGGGCGACTTCAAGATCAAGAAAGCCAAGCTGCGTGGCGTTGAGTCCAACGGCATGCTGTGCTCCCAGGCCGAGCTGCAGGTAGGTGAGGGCAACGATGGCCTGATGGAGCTGCCGGCCGACGCGCCAGTGGGCCAGGACATCCGCGTTTACCTGGAGCTGGAAGACGCCAGCATCGAGGTCGACCTGACCCCGAACCGTGGCGACTGCCTGTCCCTGGCCGGCCTGGCGCGTGAAGTGGGGGCGTTGTACAACGCCCCGGTCACTCGTCCGGTCGTTGCTGCTGTACCTGCCGTGCACGACGAAGTACGTCCGATCGACGTGTTGGCACCCAACGCCTGCCCACGTTACCTGGGGCGTGTGATCCGTAACGTCGACCTGTCCAAGCCAACCCCGCTGTGGATGGTTGAGCGCCTGCGCCGTGCTGACGTGCGCAGCATCGACGCGGCCGTCGACATCACCAACTACGTGATGCTGGAGCTGGGTCAACCGCTGCATGCGTTCGACCTTGCCGAAATCAATGGCGGTATCCGCGTGCGCATGGCCGAAGAAGGCGAGAAGCTGGTGCTGCTCGATGGCCAGGAAGTCAGCCTGCGTGCCGATACCCTGGTCATCGCCGACCACTCCCGCGCCCTGGCGATTGCCGGCGTGATGGGTGGCGAGCACAGCGGCGTATCTGCGACCACTCGCGACGTATTCCTTGAAAGCGCATTCTTCGACCAGATCGCTATCGCCGGCAAGGCCCGTTCCTATGGTCTACACACCGATGCGTCGCACCGCTACGAGCGTGGCGTGGACTGGAACCTCGCCCGTGAAGCCATGGAGCGCGCCACTGGCCTGCTGCTGGAAATCACCGGCGGCGAAGCCGGTCCGATCACCGAAACCGTCAATGAGCAGTTCCTGCCGTCCGTTGCGCCGATCACCCTGCGCGCCAAAAGCGTTGAGCAGATGCTTGGCCTGGTGATCGCGCCGGCTGAAATCGAGCAACTGTTGTCCGCCCTCGGCCTGGGTATTTCTGCCGGCGGGGAAGGGCAGTGGACCGTTGAAGTACCAAGCCATCGCTTTGATATCAGCCTGGAAGTCGACCTGATCGAAGAGCTGGCTCGCCTGTACGGTTACAATCGCCTGCCGGTTCGTTACCCGCAAGCACGCCTGGCGCCGCAACCGAAGGCTGAGGCGCGTGCGCATTTGCCTGAGCTGCGTCGCCTGCTGGTTGCCCGTGGTTATCAGGAAGCGGTGACCTACAGCTTCATCGATCCGAAGCAGTTCGAATTGTTCAACCCGGGCGTCGAGCCGCTGTTGCTGGCAAATCCGATTTCCAATGACATGGCAGCCATGCGTTCGTCCCTGTGGCCAGGCTTGGTGAAAGCACTTTCCCATAACCTGAACCGTCAGCAAGACCGTGTGCGCATGTTCGAAAGTGGCCTGCGTTTCGTTGGTCAACTGGATGGCTTGAAGCAAGAGCCGATGTTGGCCGGTGTTGTTTGCGGTAGCCGCCTGCCCGAAGGTTGGGCGCAGGGCCGCGATGCCGTGGACTTCTTCGACGTCAAGGCTGACGTGGAAGCGGTGCTGGGCTTTGCCGGTGCGCTGGACGCGTTCACCTTCGTGCCAGGCAGCCATCCTGCGTTGCACCCTGGCCAAACTGCACGCATCGAGCGTGAAGGTCGCCTGGTGGGCTTCATCGGCGCGATTCACCCTGAACTGTCGAAAACCCTCGGCCTGGACCGTCCGGTCTTCGTTTTTGAGCTGGTCTTGGCTGAAGTTGCGTCGGGCAAGATGCCTAAATTCAGCGAGTTGTCGCGCTTCCCTGAAGTGCGTCGTGACCTGGCGCTGATCGCCGACCGTGAAGTAGCCGCCACTGCCGTTCTGGATGTAATCCGTGAAAATGCAGGGGAATGGCTGACAGACCTCAGGCTATTTGACGTCTATCAGGGTAAAGGTATTGATCCGCATAGAAAAAGCCTTGCAGTTGGCTTGACCTGGCAGCATCCATCGCGCACTCTTAATGACGATGAGGTGAATACCACGACACAAAATATCCTCACCTCGCTCGAACAAAGGTTGAACGCCACGTTAAGGAAGTGA
- the infC gene encoding translation initiation factor IF-3, translating into MIIKREMRQDKRAAPKAPINENISAREVRLIGADGEQIGIVSIDEALRIAEESKLDLVEISADAVPPVCRVMDYGKSIFEKKKQIAAAKKNQKQIQVKEIKFRPGTEEGDYQVKLRNLVRFLSDGDRAKVSLRFRGREMAHQELGMELLKRVEADLLEYGSVEQHPKMEGRQLIMVIAPKKKK; encoded by the coding sequence ATTATTATTAAGCGTGAAATGAGACAAGATAAACGAGCTGCACCGAAAGCCCCGATCAACGAGAATATCTCGGCACGCGAGGTTCGGTTAATTGGCGCTGACGGCGAGCAGATTGGCATCGTCTCGATTGATGAAGCGCTTCGTATCGCTGAAGAGTCCAAATTGGACCTGGTGGAAATCTCCGCCGACGCAGTCCCGCCTGTTTGCCGGGTGATGGACTACGGCAAGTCGATCTTCGAGAAGAAGAAGCAGATTGCTGCGGCGAAGAAGAACCAGAAGCAGATTCAAGTAAAAGAAATCAAGTTTCGTCCAGGGACGGAGGAAGGGGATTACCAGGTAAAACTGCGCAACCTGGTACGTTTCCTGAGTGATGGGGACAGGGCCAAGGTATCCTTGCGATTCCGCGGCCGTGAGATGGCCCACCAGGAGCTGGGGATGGAACTCCTCAAGCGGGTTGAAGCTGACCTGCTCGAGTACGGTTCGGTCGAACAGCATCCTAAGATGGAAGGACGCCAGCTGATCATGGTCATCGCCCCGAAAAAGAAGAAGTAA
- the pheS gene encoding phenylalanine--tRNA ligase subunit alpha, producing MENLDALVAQALEAVQSAEDVNALEQIRVHYLGKKGELTQVMKTLGNLPAEERPQVGALINVAKERVTEVLNARKATMEEADLAAKLAAESIDVTLPGRGQASGGLHPITRTLERIEQFFTHIGYGIAEGPEVEDDYHNFEALNIPGHHPARSMHDTFYFNANMLLRTHTSPVQVRTMEANKPPIRIVCPGRVYRSDSDITHSPMFHQVEGLLVDRDINFADLKGTIEEFLRVFFEKELAVRFRPSFFPFTEPSAEVDMECVMCSGKGCRVCKQTGWLEVMGCGMVHPNVLRMSGIDPEEFSGFAFGMGVERLAMLRYGVNDLRLFFDNDLRFLAQFR from the coding sequence ATGGAAAACCTGGACGCGCTCGTCGCTCAAGCCCTCGAGGCTGTGCAAAGCGCTGAAGATGTAAATGCCCTGGAGCAAATCCGGGTTCACTACCTTGGCAAAAAGGGTGAATTGACTCAGGTGATGAAGACCCTGGGAAATTTGCCGGCTGAAGAGCGTCCGCAAGTCGGTGCGCTGATCAACGTCGCCAAGGAGCGTGTCACAGAGGTGCTCAATGCGCGCAAGGCGACCATGGAGGAGGCCGATCTAGCGGCCAAACTCGCCGCCGAGTCCATTGACGTAACCCTGCCTGGTCGTGGCCAGGCCTCGGGCGGTCTGCATCCGATCACCCGGACTCTGGAACGTATCGAACAGTTCTTCACCCACATCGGCTACGGCATCGCCGAAGGCCCCGAGGTCGAGGACGACTATCACAACTTCGAGGCGCTCAACATCCCTGGCCACCACCCGGCCCGGTCGATGCACGACACCTTCTATTTCAACGCGAACATGCTGTTGCGCACCCATACCTCGCCGGTACAGGTCCGCACCATGGAAGCGAACAAACCGCCGATCCGCATCGTCTGCCCAGGCCGTGTGTACCGCAGCGACTCCGATATCACCCACTCGCCGATGTTCCACCAGGTCGAAGGCCTACTGGTTGATCGCGATATCAACTTCGCCGACCTCAAGGGCACCATCGAAGAGTTCCTGCGGGTGTTCTTCGAGAAGGAACTGGCGGTGCGTTTCCGTCCATCGTTCTTCCCATTCACCGAGCCATCCGCTGAAGTCGACATGGAATGCGTGATGTGCAGCGGTAAAGGCTGCCGAGTGTGCAAGCAAACCGGCTGGCTGGAAGTGATGGGCTGCGGCATGGTTCACCCGAACGTGTTGCGTATGTCCGGTATTGATCCGGAAGAATTCTCGGGCTTTGCCTTCGGCATGGGCGTTGAGCGTCTGGCAATGCTGCGTTACGGCGTGAACGACTTGCGTCTGTTCTTCGACAACGACTTGCGGTTCCTCGCGCAATTTCGCTAG
- a CDS encoding MerR family transcriptional regulator: protein MLEPSHNDELPVIPGKRYFTIGEVSELCAVKPHVLRYWEQEFPQLNPVKRTGNRRYYQRQDVLMIRQIRALLYDQGFTISGARQRMSGDEAKDDTTQYKQMIRQMIAELEDVLVVLKK, encoded by the coding sequence ATGCTGGAACCAAGTCATAACGACGAGCTACCCGTCATCCCAGGCAAACGCTACTTTACCATTGGTGAAGTCAGCGAGCTTTGTGCGGTAAAACCGCACGTGCTGCGCTATTGGGAGCAGGAGTTTCCTCAACTCAACCCCGTCAAACGCACCGGGAACCGTCGGTATTATCAGCGCCAGGATGTGCTGATGATCCGACAGATCCGCGCGTTGCTCTACGATCAGGGGTTCACCATCAGCGGCGCGCGCCAGCGTATGTCCGGTGATGAAGCCAAAGACGACACCACCCAATACAAACAAATGATCCGCCAGATGATCGCCGAACTCGAAGATGTGCTGGTGGTGCTGAAAAAGTAA
- the rpmI gene encoding 50S ribosomal protein L35, with protein sequence MPKMKTKSGAAKRFLKTANGIKHKHAFKSHILTKMSTKRKRQLRGSSLLHPSDVAKVERMLRLR encoded by the coding sequence ATGCCAAAGATGAAGACTAAAAGTGGTGCTGCTAAGCGGTTTCTGAAAACTGCTAACGGTATCAAGCACAAGCACGCTTTCAAGAGCCACATCCTGACCAAAATGTCGACCAAGCGTAAGCGTCAATTGCGCGGTAGCAGCTTGCTGCATCCGTCTGACGTGGCAAAAGTCGAGCGCATGCTGCGCCTTCGTTAA
- the ihfA gene encoding integration host factor subunit alpha yields MGALTKAEMAERLYEELGLNKREAKELVELFFEEIRHALEDNEQVKLSGFGNFDLRDKRQRPGRNPKTGEEIPITARRVVTFRPGQKLKARVEAYAGTKS; encoded by the coding sequence ATGGGGGCTTTGACGAAAGCTGAGATGGCGGAACGTCTGTACGAAGAGTTGGGTCTGAACAAGCGCGAGGCCAAGGAATTGGTCGAGCTGTTTTTTGAAGAGATCAGACACGCTCTGGAAGACAACGAACAGGTCAAATTGTCCGGTTTCGGCAATTTTGACCTGCGGGACAAACGCCAGCGGCCTGGCCGCAATCCGAAAACGGGAGAAGAAATCCCGATCACGGCTCGCCGTGTGGTCACCTTTCGTCCAGGGCAGAAGTTGAAGGCCCGAGTTGAGGCTTATGCTGGAACCAAGTCATAA